A window of Thermococcus sp. MV5 contains these coding sequences:
- a CDS encoding phosphoglycolate phosphatase, whose translation MIRAISVDIDGTITYPNRRLHEKAVEAIRLAETLGVPVMLVTGNSACFAYATSILIGTTGPFIAEDGGVIGDRKNNRIFLGDMGDSMILWSELKKRYPNAEMSDTMKYGERRAGLVIKRTVPVEVVRAIIEDLNLDLIAVDSGYAIHIKQPHVNKGEGIKKACQSLGITPKEVAHIGDGENDLDAFGVVGYKVAVAQAPESLKKKADYVTSNSYGEGGAEGILHILEKFGYLEDYYPK comes from the coding sequence ATGATTAGGGCAATCTCGGTAGATATAGATGGGACGATAACGTATCCAAATCGGAGATTACATGAAAAAGCTGTTGAAGCTATAAGACTAGCAGAGACTCTTGGAGTACCTGTTATGCTCGTCACTGGGAATAGTGCATGCTTTGCTTATGCTACGAGCATCTTAATTGGTACTACTGGTCCGTTTATTGCTGAAGATGGGGGAGTGATAGGGGACAGAAAAAATAATCGGATTTTTCTTGGTGATATGGGCGATTCGATGATTTTATGGAGTGAACTGAAAAAACGTTATCCCAATGCTGAAATGAGTGATACGATGAAATATGGAGAAAGACGAGCAGGTCTTGTAATAAAGAGAACGGTACCTGTAGAAGTTGTTAGGGCCATTATAGAGGACTTGAATTTGGATCTTATAGCTGTGGACAGTGGATATGCCATTCATATAAAACAACCACATGTAAACAAAGGAGAGGGGATAAAGAAAGCATGTCAAAGTTTAGGCATAACTCCAAAAGAAGTGGCACATATTGGCGATGGAGAAAATGATCTTGATGCTTTCGGAGTTGTAGGGTATAAAGTTGCAGTGGCTCAGGCTCCAGAGAGTCTTAAAAAGAAAGCGGATTATGTCACAAGTAACTCTTATGGGGAGGGGGGAGCAGAGGGTATTCTGCATATTTTGGAAAAGTTTGGATATTTAGAGGACTATTATCCTAAGTAG